One Nocardiopsis gilva YIM 90087 genomic window, ACGTCACGGGGGTGTTCCAGGCACGCGCGAGCGCTTCGGCCTCCGATTTGGTGCGCGTGTAGCCGATACCGCCCGCGTAGTCCGGCCGGACGGCGGTGGCCTCGTCGATGGCGTCCAGGCCTTCGGCACGCGCGTTGATGAACACGCCCTGCGTCGACACCAGATGCACCGGGATGCGACGGCCGTCATGTGTGGCCAGGGCGAGGACGGCGCGTGTCCCGTCGATATTCGTGGGCGCGAGTTCCGTGAAGTCCGCGGCGAGATTCACCGAAGCCGCGCAGTGGTAGATCGCCGTGATTCGATGGCAGAGCCGCGTATATTCGTCCGGTGAAAGTCCGAAATGAGGATCGAGCAGATTTCCGTGGACCACTTTCAACCGGTCGGAGCGCGGTAGGCCGATCCGATCCGAACCGGCGCGAAATCGCTGCTCGGCGCCGCTTCTGCTACGTCCTCGAACGAGGCAGAGCACGGTCGAGGATGTCTGGCGGAGTAGCTCGCCGGCGAGATAGCCGCCCAGAAAACCGGTCGCACCGGTCAGCAATACCTCATCGGGCATGTCCCGCAGTGTAGGTCGGAGCGCGCCGCGCTGTCCGGGTATTGGAGAAATTGCGAAAGCAGCACGAATTCTGGTAGCGGATGTCCGCCGCGCCCAATGCCGGTGCCCCCCATCACGGGTCTCGCGCGTGCTGTGGCGGAGGCGCGCGCCTGTGCGTGATGACGTCGACCGTCGGCGAATCCCGGTCACGCACATCGTCCGCGGAAGTGGCGAGCCAGTTCGACCCGCGAGGTCAGGTCGAGCTTCCGGAAGATGTGCCGCAGGTGGTAGTTGACCGTGTGCGGCGAGCGGGAGATCAACCTGGCCACCTGCGGGTTGGTCTTGCCCTCCGCCACCAGGAGCGCGACCCGGAGTTCCGCCTCGGTGAGCCGGTCCGCCTCCACCTCGCGTGTGTGCGGCGCGCGCGGCCACGGTCGCGAGGATCGGATGTGCCGGGTTTCGCGCTGCGAGGCGCTCGGCCGCCCGTACGACCGTTGAGGCGAGCGAGAACTCCCCGGCGGCGCGCGCGAGGTGGACCAGGCTCGCGGCGGCGCTGTGGTCCCCCACGAAGAGGAGGGGTGAGGTGGACAGGTCCCCGTGGCGCGCCGCGAGCAGGTCGATGGCGGCGTAAGGGTGCAGCCGCGCCAACGCCACCCGGAAGTCGCCCCATTCCTGGTGGACCGAAGGGCTCGCGGAGACGGTCGAGAGCGCCGGCCACGGCCTTGTATCTCCACATGCGGGCGAGCTCCACGGCTCTGTCGTGGTGCAGGAGTGTCCCGGACAGAAGATCCGTCCGATGCGTTGAGTGCTCCACCGAGGTCCGGACCGTAAGGTCATCCACCGGAATCTGCCCGAGCAGTTCGAATGCCACACGAGCCGGACGGAAATCCGGACGGTGGTGGTCGTTCAGCATTTGCGTCGGCAGCAGCGCGGAGGGAGGCCCGGCATGCTGTGCTTTCGCCTCCAGAGCCCGGCTGCCGACCACGTGCTGGCATACGTCGTGTCGTCGATTCGTTCATAGAACGAGTCGGCGACCAATGGCGCGTCCCCCCGGTTGCTTCACCGCGCTCCCCTTTTTCAACGAACCTTGCTGTGAGGCTAGTTCCGCTTTCTTGGCTGCGGAACTACTCGTTTGAGTAGGGCTGAGTGGGAGCTACTCGAACGAGTAGTTCCGTGTGCGGGATTTCTGTTAATTCACTGAGGTGATCCCGTGTGATGAACGTGGAGGTGCGCTGTCCGATCTCACCCAGCGGGAGCGGAGCAGGACGCGGGCGCTGGGTCTGCTACGCGACATCAGCCATGATCCGAGGGTGTCCGAGACCGACCGGCTGGAGGCCGCGACGGTGCTCTTCAAGAGCGATCGGGAACTGCGGGAACCGGCCCTGCGCTCTCTGCGGGAAATCGCGGTTTTGCTTGACCCCCTCGGGGCGAGGGTCAACGGGTTTGCTCCGCTCTGCGGTGACTTCCGGTTCTGACACCGCGATATCCCAGCGTCGCATGCGCCGGAGCTGACGGAATTACCGGACACTCTCATCTGGCGAGAGCGTCAGGTCTGAATGCTCTGAAAGTCTGCAAGGGTGAGCCCCAGGTTCAAGTCCTGGTACGCCCACACAGCTCAGAGGCCCCACGCGGTGACGTACGGGGCTTTCTTGGTGCCGTACCCCGGCCGCCTATGACAACCGGATCTCCTCCGGCGCTATCGACATCGCTGTGGACACCGTTTCCGCGCCTCTTCAACGCGTCCATGGGTGGCGGGGCGCGTCCGCCGCTCACCCGTCCTCGCAGGTGTGCCCGGCGGCGCTCGACATCCGAGCTTCCTGCGGCTGTACTGGGTACCATTCGGGCTGCGGAGCAGGAGTACGTATGCGTCCGATCATTGTCTTGTTCACTCGGGACCTGCGGGTTCGCGACCATCCGGCGCTGGCCGCGGCGGCTGACCGGGGTGCCCCTGTGGTGCCGCTGTTCGTCGTCGATCCCGCGATCACTTCCCGCGCCGCGCGCAACCGGATCGCGTATCTGTGCG contains:
- a CDS encoding thioester reductase domain-containing protein; this encodes MTGIRRRSTSSRTGARLRHSTRETRDGGHRHWARRTSATRIRAAFAISPIPGQRGALRPTLRDMPDEVLLTGATGFLGGYLAGELLRQTSSTVLCLVRGRSRSGAEQRFRAGSDRIGLPRSDRLKVVHGNLLDPHFGLSPDEYTRLCHRITAIYHCAASVNLAADFTELAPTNIDGTRAVLALATHDGRRIPVHLVSTQGVFINARAEGLDAIDEATAVRPDYAGGIGYTRTKSEAEALARAWNTPVTFYRPGIILGHSATGRCADNDFVARLLRAVIRLGAAPECDGDTTVSTVDDTARMVVALSRQPDTANRAFHLTQADHLAFGEVFEHVRALGYPLRSCGLAEWRRLLFDEMHSPDAFVMLAVWKVAEHLLATKPHHRIPRVDSSATRGRVALELRTLDRGFFARMIDHLVTRGVLPPVPAPASPR
- a CDS encoding helix-turn-helix domain-containing protein — its product is MEADRLTEAELRVALLVAEGKTNPQVARLISRSPHTVNYHLRHIFRKLDLTSRVELARHFRGRCA
- a CDS encoding acyl-CoA thioesterase domain-containing protein; this translates as MVGSRALEAKAQHAGPPSALLPTQMLNDHHRPDFRPARVAFELLGQIPVDDLTVRTSVEHSTHRTDLLSGTLLHHDRAVELARMWRYKAVAGALDRLREPFGPPGMGRLPGGVGAAAPLRRHRPARGAPRGPVHLTPPLRGGPQRRREPGPPRARRRGVLARLNGRTGGRAPRSAKPGTSDPRDRGRARRTHARWRRTGSPRRNSGSRSWWRRARPTRRWPG